CACTCTTATCGGTCGACAAACAAGCCTGCTTTGCTTTATTAGAAAAAAGATTTCGGGCTGATAGCTCTTTTTCGTCGATTGAAAATCTCATCATAGAATCTCTACAAAAGGTAGGCGAAGGTTGGGAAAATGGTACGGTGTCATTATCACAAGTTTATATGAGCGGCGTAATTTGCGAAGAATTATTTGATAAATATATTGCAATAAAAACACCGTTTATTGACACTGTCCAAAAAATTGGTATTCTAACCCTCAATGATCATCACACTTTAGGTAAAAGAATTGTCACTGCACTTGTTCATAGCTATGGCTATAATATCCTTGATTTAGGTAGCGGTCTCTCACCAGAAAAAGCGGTTACCTTAATTAAGCAAGCGCAACTTGATATCATTTTCGTTTCAACGTTAATGCTTCATTCTGCCTTGAAAATTAAAAACTTAAAAGAATTATTAATCAAAGAAAATCTT
Above is a genomic segment from Negativicutes bacterium containing:
- a CDS encoding cobalamin-dependent protein (Presence of a B(12) (cobalamin)-binding domain implies dependence on cobalamin itself, in one of its several forms, or in some unusual lineages, dependence on a cobalamin-like analog.); this encodes MSTYSNKFLEALLSVDKQACFALLEKRFRADSSFSSIENLIIESLQKVGEGWENGTVSLSQVYMSGVICEELFDKYIAIKTPFIDTVQKIGILTLNDHHTLGKRIVTALVHSYGYNILDLGSGLSPEKAVTLIKQAQLDIIFVSTLMLHSALKIKNLKELLIKENLSVKVIVGGAPFRFDENLWQKVNADGCCTSAFDTLKYFKEVN